Proteins encoded by one window of Vigna radiata var. radiata cultivar VC1973A chromosome 5, Vradiata_ver6, whole genome shotgun sequence:
- the LOC106760323 gene encoding uncharacterized protein LOC106760323, producing MEGIDYFDTFSPVVKLTSVRLILSLASAQNWHLKQLDVNNAFLHGDLYEEVYMKLPPGVTATSPNKACLLHKSLYGLKQVSRQWYDKLSSFLLSQDFTQTLGDHSLFTKHNGDNITIMMVYVDDIILTGNDINDINHITNMLNDRFKIKNLGNLSYFLGFEVARSSEGIHLSQRKYALDLLNETGMLNAAPVGTPMNFSTKVCYQGDPVDDPAAFRRLIGTLIYLTNTRPDITYAVHRLSQHVTSPTKLHHQAAFRILHYIKQTPGQGIYTLTLKAYSDSDWAGCPDSRKSTTRYIVYLGGSPISWKSKKRSIVSHNSSKAEYCALS from the coding sequence ATGGAGGGAATTGACTACTTTGACACTTTCTCACCCGTGGTAAAACTTACTAGTGTGCGCCTTATCTTATCTCTTGCGTCTGCTCAAAACTGGCATCTAAAGCAATTAGATGTCAATAATGCCTTCCTACATGGAGACTTGTATGAAGAAGTCTACATGAAATTACCACCAGGAGTCACTGCCACAAGTCCTAACAAAGCTTGCCTCCTCCACAAATCCCTCTATGGTTTGAAACAAGTTAGTCGTCAATGGTATGATAAATtatcttcttttctcctttctcaAGACTTCACACAAACATTAGGTGATCATTCTCTTTTTACCAAACACAATGGTGATAACATTACTATCATGATGGTTTACGTAGATGATATAATATTGACTGGAAATGACATTAATGACATTAATCACATTACCAACATGCTTAATGATcgtttcaaaattaaaaatcttggtaatttgtcttattttttggGTTTTGAGGTGGCACGAAGCAGTGAAGGTATCCATCTCTCCCAGCGCAAGTATGCTTTGGATCTTCTCAACGAAACAGGAATGCTTAATGCTGCTCCTGTCGGTACACCAATGAACTTCTCTACCAAAGTTTGCTATCAAGGTGATCCTGTTGATGATCCTGCTGCCTTCAGAAGATTAATAGGGACACTTATCTACCTCACCAACACTCGTCCCGATATCACTTATGCCGTCCACCGTTTAAGCCAACACGTTACTTCCCCAACTAAGCTTCATCATCAAGCTGCTTTTAGAATTCTGCACTACATCAAACAAACACCAGGTCAGGGTATTTACACTCTCACTTTAAAAGCTTATAGTGATTCAGATTGGGCTGGTTGCCCCGACTCTCGCAAATCCACCACGAGGTACATTGTTTACCTAGGCGGTTCCCCAATATCATGGAAATCCAAGAAGCGATCAATTGTCTCGCACAACTCTTCTAAGGCTGAATattgtgctctttcttaa
- the LOC106762626 gene encoding leucine-rich repeat receptor-like serine/threonine/tyrosine-protein kinase SOBIR1 yields MVAKTRLLLLSLFFFLISIHAKLQLYPSDFKALLALRKDFGVNGQLDLNEACYTEGVFCERRLSTKETYVLRITRLLFKSKHLKGVLSPAIGRLTELKQLLLSDNQLVDRLPPQIVDCRKLEILDLSNNLFSGEVPSELSSLTRLRALDISSNQFSGNLNFLKYFPNLETLSVADNLFTGRVPSSVRSFRNLRQFNFSGNSFLEPSLHSSSDPVLSRRFLSDDGDAPSPAPVPSKRNSQGSNVSPASAPGPSPNHHKHKHTKRKLLGWILGFLAGALAGTLSGFVFSLLFKLALALIKGRGKRAGPDIFSPLIKKAEDLAFLEKEDGLASMEVIGRGGCGEVYKAELPGSNGKMIAIKKVIQPPKDAAELAEEDSKAMHKKMRQIRSEINTVGQIRHRNLLPLLAHVSRPDCHYLVYEFMKNGSLQDLLQKVQRGEGELDWLARHRIMLGVAAGLEYLHMNHSPRIIHRDLKPGNILLDDDMEARIADFGLAKAMPDYKTHVTTSNVAGTVGYIAPEYHQILKFTDKCDIYSFGIILGVLVTGKLPSDEFFQNTEEISLVKWLRKILSSENPKEAIDPNMLENGYEEQMLLVAKIACFCTMDDPKERPNAKDVRCMLSQIKH; encoded by the coding sequence ATGGTTGCCAAAACTCGCTTATTGCTTCTTTCactgtttttcttcttaatcTCCATCCACGCCAAGCTTCAACTCTACCCCTCAGACTTCAAGGCACTCTTGGCTCTGCGAAAGGACTTCGGAGTCAACGGTCAACTCGACCTAAATGAAGCATGTTACACGGAGGGTGTCTTCTGCGAGCGAAGGCTCTCCACCAAGGAAACCTACGTCCTCCGAATAACCAGGTTGCTCTTCAAATCAAAGCATCTCAAAGGTGTCTTGTCCCCCGCAATAGGACGCCTCACCGAGCTCAAACAACTCCTTCTCTCCGACAACCAACTCGTTGACCGCCTCCCTCCCCAAATCGTTGACTGCCGCAAGCTCGAAATCCTCGACCTTTCCAACAACCTCTTCTCCGGGGAGGTCCCCTCCGAACTCTCCTCTCTCACGCGCCTTCGCGCGTTGGACATATCCTCCAACCAATTCTCCGGCAACCTCAACTTCCTCAAGTACTTCCCCAACCTCGAAACCCTCTCCGTCGCCGACAACCTCTTCACCGGAAGGGTGCCTTCTTCCGTCCGCTCCTTCCGGAACCTCCGCCAATTCAACTTCTCCGGCAACAGCTTCCTCGAACCCTCTCTCCACTCCTCATCAGACCCCGTTCTCTCGAGACGTTTCCTCTCGGACGATGGGGATGCACCTTCTCCTGCGCCTGTCCCAAGCAAGAGAAACTCCCAAGGCTCTAATGTTTCCCCTGCATCCGCACCTGGTCCTTCACCTAACCATCATAAACACAAGCACACTAAGAGAAAACTCCTAGGGTGGATTCTCGGGTTTTTGGCAGGGGCACTGGCTGGAACCTTATCAGGGTTCGTGTTTTCTCTGTTGTTCAAACTGGCTTTGGCGTTGATAAAAGGAAGAGGAAAGAGAGCGGGTCCTGATATTTTTAGTCCCTTGATTAAGAAAGCAGAGGATTTGGCCTTCTTGGAGAAAGAAGACGGACTCGCTTCGATGGAAGTCATTGGACGCGGTGGCTGTGGAGAGGTTTACAAGGCTGAGTTACCAGGAAGCAATGGCAAAATGATTGCTATAAAGAAAGTTATTCAACCTCCCAAAGATGCTGCTGAATTAGCAGAGGAAGATAGCAAGGCTATGCATAAGAAAATGAGGCAAATTCGGTCTGAGATTAACACTGTGGGACAAATTAGACACCGAAACCTTCTGCCTCTGTTAGCGCATGTTTCTAGGCCTGATTGCCACTACCTCGTTTATGAGTTCATGAAGAATGGTAGCTTGCAGGACTTGTTGCAAAAGGTTCAAAGGGGTGAGGGAGAGCTGGATTGGTTGGCACGGCATAGAATCATGCTTGGTGTTGCTGCTGGACTTGAATACCTTCACATGAATCACAGCCCTCGCATCATTCACAGGGATCTTAAGCCTGGAAATATTCTTCTTGATGATGACATGGAAGCACGCATAGCTGATTTTGGACTCGCTAAGGCCATGCCGGATTACAAGACTCACGTAACCACCTCCAATGTGGCTGGCACTGTGGGGTACATTGCTCCCGAGTATCACCAGATACTTAAGTTCACTGATAAGTGTGACATCTACAGCTTTGGAATCATCCTTGGGGTGTTGGTGACTGGGAAGCTTCCTTCCGACGAGTTCTTTCAGAACACTGAAGAGATTAGCTTGGTCAAGTGGTTGAGGAAGATTTTGAGTTCTGAGAATCCCAAGGAGGCTATTGATCCGAATATGCTCGAAAATGGGTATGAGGAGCAGATGCTTCTGGTTGCGAAGATTGCATGCTTTTGCACCATGGATGATCCCAAAGAGAGGCCTAACGCAAAGGATGTTAGGTGCATGTTGTCTCAGATCAAACACTGA